The genomic region CAAAATAAcaggatgaaaaaaaaagaaatacttcttttttcgaaatactgtattttatattttttatgtatttcttttcttaattaaaaaaatatttcttttacgCAACAAAAGTGGAACAAACAACATATGAAGGGGGGCAGAGTGACATTTCATTCCTTCTGTTTATGATATGCATGCACAGGTACACACACGTATATACACGTACATGCACAAACAAATTTGAGACAACAGGAGAAGAAAATTTTACCCTTAGCTTTGTTAAtgcattatattttcattttaaattgTAATAGTTTGATTTAaggaaaaacatttttttttcttccttatataaaaatgaaatgaagtCTACACATTTATTGGTCCTCTTCACATTTATGTGAATACAAGAAGGTATTTTtctaatgaaattttttttttttttttttccatataacTACCTCCTactttttaacattttaacaTTTACTTTTGCAAACCCATATATGGTCGCTAACTTTCTTAAATTTGTTATGctatatgtttaataaacAATCGATACAAGAGCAAACGGTGTGCGCAGCAGAAGAAAagatataaagaaaaagaagagtatatatatatatatatgcttttaaAAGGTGCGAAATTGGCTATATctctaaattaaaaaaaaaaaaaaaaaaatgtacattgTACGTACATgcatgcataaatataaataaaaatatataaatataaaaatataaatataaatatataaatatataaatatatatatgcattttaacAATATGAGCAATGGGACATAATTTGAAACTGTTTTTCACGAAAATGTTATGATTCAAAAATACACAAAATGCACAACTACATTTTAACAATAGATAAATCTTTGAACAATAGGACGAGGGTAGGCACTATGTAAGAGGTCACAAaagtatgtacgtatgtatgtatgtatttaagtatatatgtatttaagtatatatgcgtatatgtatttatgtatgtatttaagtatatatgcgtatatgtatttatgtatgtatttaagtatgtatttaagtatatatgtgtatatgtatttatgtatgtatttaagtatgtatgtatgttaatGTGTATGCTCTTGCCATAAACGCCATAtgaggggaaaaaaaaaaataaataattaattaaaataaaaataaaggcaCTTTTCTCGACCTTAATATATCACCTGAAATAAGTACATACTACTGGAGAATCGACATTAAAACATCACTCACTATGGAACATGCATGTATACTTATGTATCCTCTTAATTCTTATAAATACATGCATCTGCTTTTATCTGTTATATTACGCAAATTTATGCAAATAACGAACCGTGGGGTATTGAATAAACGACATAATTACCATTATTGTTGAATGTTCCACAAGGTACCATGTGAACAAATAAAGAATTGATGTAACCTTTCTTAATagtttttgtttaaaaagtCGAAACCAAGGGCCTtcaaaggggaaaaaaagaacgcaagcatgtgtaaatatatgcatacatataaatatgagtATGTGTTTATACACGTGCATACGTAATATATCGATGGAAAAGTTGTACAATGCacatagttttattttatatttattattattttttacttactatattttatttattattttttatttattattattttttacttactatattttatttattattttttatttattttattttttacttactacattttatttattattttttatttattttattttttacttactacattttacttattattttttatttattttattttttacttactacattttatttattattttttatttattttattttttatttattttattttttctctaatTTACCTTTACTCCCAACTGTGCTACAACACAATTTGGACATAATTTCGAAGTAAATTCCTTTTTTGCAATGGATTGGCAAAAGGGACAAATAACCACGTCTTCATTTGCCTTTATTCTGGTCAAACTCATACAGCATACTTTTATGCTGTCtgtaaaaagggaaaatgggggaatgataaaaaaaaaagaaaaaaaaaaaaaaaaaaagggtattTCATTATGTTAGCTGTACACactatatacacacatacgtaTAATGTTATATGCATGTGTTCATGTAATCATAAAGAGGTACATACATAcctacatacacacatatataaatacatatatgcacatatatatatgtatgggAAAATGCACTCGTAATCGCCTCGCTATTACTGTAGTCATTGGGATCATAATCTATGTTGTACTGTTCTGTACTTTTCTGTTCACACAtgagtaaaattttttttgccttGATGATTTCTTCGTCTGACCcttttatgtttttgtaATTTCCATTTATCAGTCTTTTCGCAAACTACAAGTGGGggaaaatgagaaaaaaaaaaaaaaaaaaagggttcTTCATTTAAGGTAAAAATTTTCTCTAAAACGAGAACGTGTGCATAAAGGCGACTAATAAACACTTAAAAACGCGCAAagatgtgcatatatatgcatatgcacAAATGTGTTGACACACGGCTGTTATGTCTTGTAGCGCTCCTAATCTTACCGATCCCGCTGTAACATAGTTCTGCGCTTTCCAAGCTAAACCCATTCCCCTCCTAAGGACCAAGTATAGATGTGAATTTTGCAAAGACGTGCATGTAAAGTAAGCCATTAATTCTAGGCTTCTCCTTGGATCTTGATTTGCAGTTACATTTCTTTCTTCTTCTAATCGCATAGCTAAAATGTAGCTAGTACACATATCTAAgtattcatttaattctttttcatcattatcatcattatgGTCATTTGGATTGATAAATAACATATGGTATAGTATATTTCTAAACATATCTAAAGCTAGTGAGAATTTCCCCAAGGTAACTAACTTATGAGCTTTCTTAATATgattaaaaagaaatgattTAGTAATATAAACGTTATTATTTAACGTATGTTCATTCATATTGATTGGTATTTTCAACGGAAGCATATTTTGCATAGGGgtcatatatgcatatgttgaaacatatatacttttaataataaattttaatggTTTCATATCTACAATACCAAATTTTTTggatattaattttaaggCAGTTCCAATATTTCCTGTTCTTATATAGTCaataatttttccattttttcttaacGATTTATGGATTACACTTTCGCCTTTTTCAATTTTGGTAAATTTCTTATTGATAAAATTTTGATGATCATCTACATCTACATTTAAATCCAaggaaatattaattatatcttCATCGTTCACATCATCTTTCCAAACATCATTTTCATCACCAAAGCTACTTTTTCCATCTGATCTGACATCATTAAAATGGTCTTCTCCCTCAAATGAGGTTGTTGTTTTTTTACCTGGATAACCACCTGTCCTCTTCTTACCATTTTCACCTTGCCTGTTCAGGTTGTTTGTGTCCCTTTCCTGTTTTTGTAACTTAGTGTGTGTCTTTTTTGCCTTTTCCCCCTTGTCATCATGTCGACGGTAGGTTTGCTCCAGATTGACGACGGGCCAGTTGTACGAGTTGTTCCAGCACATCGGCACCTTCGGCGGGTATGGGGAAGCATGTCGTTCATGTTGTTCACGTTGATCTTCCTGCTCTTCCCCTTGTTGCTCTTTCCCTTTCCCATGTAGATGAGCAGTGACCGAAGGAACGACTTCCTCCTTTTGCCTTTGCAACAGGCCCTCCTCTATTTTAACAATAGGAATGGGGGGGGACAAGTAGTAGGACTTCTGGGGGAAGTAGGTGCATTCGTTTATGTCAAAGTCGAATTGTTTTTCAGACAAGTTGATgggtatattatataaatgtgaaCAAATCAAAGCAAGATTTAGTTGATTTTGTTGAATAAAGatatttattctttgttCAATATTTCCTAAATATAACGAGTTtagaaatatagaaataaagtCTTTTCTTATAATTGATATGGATagcatttttttcaatttttcaatattcccactgaaaaagtaaagaaaTGATAATTTGTCATATGCTTTATTTCGTTGTAAAGAATATTCCGCTATATCATAATTTCCTAGTAACAAAGCATGTACACTTAAGATATTccatatatgttttttatcgATTTTTTTTGCAGCTTTTAATGCATTATTTAAATGGCCAAGCTGAATTGACAAATTGAATAACGtatgattattattaaccATATGTACAGCTAAATTTGcaaaacctttttttttaatatatccaATAAGGTTATAACTGAAgtataaatcttttttttttttatccaatTCATTCATACTGTATGAATTACAATGCATGTTTAAGTAACGATATGCAGATTCTTCATCATTGTTAATAAgagataatttaaataaatactcGGTATCATTCAAAAGTTCATTCTTAACAATTTGTTgtctattaatataatataaatgattattatatattttaaataaatacacagGTTCGTCCATATACTTAATTAGTCCTGTTTCACcatttataagtatatatttcagATGACtaatagtattatatataaa from Plasmodium malariae genome assembly, chromosome: 11 harbors:
- the PmUG01_11056100 gene encoding coatomer alpha subunit, putative, whose protein sequence is MLVKCETKSHRVKSISFHPKINMILAGLHNGVIQLWDYRIGILIDKFEEHEGPVRGVDFHSVQPLFVSGADDYLIKVWNIHLKKCVFNLVGHLDYIRIVQFHLEYPWVLSASDDQTIRIWNWQSRVCIAILTGHNHYVMCAQFHHTFDLVISSSLDKTLRVWDIKLLREKNVISKNDISKNDISSKNDISLSDKPYGISKNMYNAEFLNMSSESMNMYSFISNQQQYQQQYPNQYQQQQQQQQQSNSNNMFGASDAVCKFVLEGHEKGVNCCTFHPNLPIIASGSDDKLVKLWRYNDNKCWELDTLRGHFNNVSSLLFHRTNDDLLLSNSEDRTIRIWDITKRTCIHTFRRDNDRFWILAFKPNSNLIASGHDSGMVIFKFEKEKCPFDTYENILFYCKEKRIFMYDIHRDTHMTICTIRKSVNAMISGYHKLIYNHFCTTHIMILFIYKEEDNYNFDLIICDKVNSSTKHGTENASSSSLNFFKSWTKKDNTINKTNANVNNEINLDSVKYLIKNKHCYNVTFLSRNKYILVERKSSAVSSVSARNYGQHCSSSSSNHNYVLNIHNLPDDNLYKKVEIPFKVESVYTLNNNKIIICSDHRIYLYDINLKKILNEMHHTDSIISVEVLKDYVAFVFKYNIVITTTDLAHLCTVHEYTRVKSGIWDENNNSVFIYNTISHLKYILINGETGLIKYMDEPVYLFKIYNNHLYYINRQQIVKNELLNDTEYLFKLSLINNDEESAYRYLNMHCNSYSMNELDKKKKDLYFSYNLIGYIKKKGFANLAVHMVNNNHTLFNLSIQLGHLNNALKAAKKIDKKHIWNILSVHALLLGNYDIAEYSLQRNKAYDKLSFLYFFSGNIEKLKKMLSISIIRKDFISIFLNSLYLGNIEQRINIFIQQNQLNLALICSHLYNIPINLSEKQFDFDINECTYFPQKSYYLSPPIPIVKIEEGLLQRQKEEVVPSVTAHLHGKGKEQQGEEQEDQREQHERHASPYPPKVPMCWNNSYNWPVVNLEQTYRRHDDKGEKAKKTHTKLQKQERDTNNLNRQGENGKKRTGGYPGKKTTTSFEGEDHFNDVRSDGKSSFGDENDVWKDDVNDEDIINISLDLNVDVDDHQNFINKKFTKIEKGESVIHKSLRKNGKIIDYIRTGNIGTALKLISKKFGIVDMKPLKFIIKSIYVSTYAYMTPMQNMLPLKIPINMNEHTLNNNVYITKSFLFNHIKKAHKLVTLGKFSLALDMFRNILYHMLFINPNDHNDDNDEKELNEYLDMCTSYILAMRLEEERNVTANQDPRRSLELMAYFTCTSLQNSHLYLVLRRGMGLAWKAQNYVTAGSFAKRLINGNYKNIKGSDEEIIKAKKILLMCEQKSTEQYNIDYDPNDYNSIKVCCMSLTRIKANEDVVICPFCQSIAKKEFTSKLCPNCVVAQLGVKALGFDFLNKNY